One window of the Pieris brassicae chromosome 4, ilPieBrab1.1, whole genome shotgun sequence genome contains the following:
- the LOC123708307 gene encoding sulfotransferase 1E1-like, with translation MAERIKFPFEIKNVTEEEDKIVKKYYKDYTRPFVRVGPQGYCWMAGYGDKAEDIFNLRVRTDDIWVVSFPRSGTTWLQELVWLLNNNLDYDGAAATPLTKRYAFIEYPTQASEIKKSPPPSGHGATVHDYQDLHTLPSPRYVKTHLNLDFLPPKLLDTAKVFYIARDPRDVAVSFHFMHKLFRYFDEGVQFNEFWDLFKRDLLMHMPIFPHIEEAWKHRGHPNMMFLFYEEMQKDLRKVIDRVADFLGKSYSDEEKNKLADHLTFDNMKKHTPVFKTANDNKDSEMKFMRKGKSGNWMNYFDTDELRREVEVYMEEHLKNTDLRFPKVD, from the exons atggCGGAGAGAATAAAGTTCCCATTTGAAATCAAGAATGTCACTGAGGAGGAGGACAAAATTGTGAAAAAGTATTACAAAG aTTACACTCGACCATTCGTGAGAGTGGGACCTCAGGGGTATTGTTGGATGGCAGGCTATGGAGACAAGGCTGAAGACATCTTTAACCTTAGGGTGCGAACTGATGACATTTGGGTTGTGTCATTCCCTCGCTCTG GTACAACATGGTTACAAGAGCTGGTTTGGTTGTTAAATAACAACTTAGATTATGACGGCGCAGCCGCTACACCACTGACTAAACGATATGCTTTTATTGA atatccAACTCAAGCATCTGAAATTAAGAAAAGTCCACCTCCGAGCGGCCACGGCGCTACGGTTCACGATTACCAAGACCTGCATACTCTACCGTCTCCAAGATATGTGAAGACACACCTTAACCTCGACTTTCTACCACCGAAATTGCTTGATACTGCTAAA gTGTTCTACATCGCTCGGGACCCTCGTGACGTGGCCGTCTCCTTCCACTTCATGCACAAACTGTTTAGATACTTCGACGAGGGTGTTCAGTTCAACGAGTTTTGGGATCTCTTCAAAAGGGACTTGT TAATGCATATGCCAATATTCCCGCATATAGAAGAAGCGTGGAAACATCGAGGCCATCCCAACatgatgtttttgttttacgaaGAAATGCAGAAG GATTTGCGTAAAGTCATCGACAGAGTTGCAGACTTTCTTGGAAAATCGTACTCAGATGAGGAAAAGAATAAATTAGCTGACCATTTGACCTTTGATAATATGAAGAAACACACCCCCGTATTTAAGACTGCAAATGACAACAAGGATTCAGAAATGAAGTTTATGAGAAAAG GTAAATCCGGTAACTGGATGAACTATTTTGATACGGATGAGTTGCGAAGAGAAGTTGAGGTATACATGGAAGAACATCTCAAGAACACAGATCTTCGTTTTCCAAAAGTTGATTAA